The segment GATGCGGCCTTGGATTTGCGTCTGGCCGCATGCGAGGCGTTGTCGGCGTCGTGGAAGAAGACATTGACCACCCGCAGCGGCGGCAGCGAATCGGACCACCAATCGTCGGTCGACGCGCGATTGCGTGGCGACCGCTGAACCGACGTCGATGGCAACCTTCGTTCAGACTTCGCGAAGCTTTTCGGGCAACTGATTCTGAATGAAGTCACGGATTTCGTCACGAACCCGACGATAGGCGTCCAGTGCTTCTTCCTCGGTCTTGGCTTCTTTGGCCAACTTGGGTGGGTCATCGAAGCCGACGTGAACCGTCTTTGCCTTGGTCAGAAACATCGGACAGTTTTCGTCGGCGTGCCCACACACGGTGATCACCAAGTCCAGCGGGACGTCTTTCACCGTGTCGGCCAACTTGGATGACTGGCTGCTGATGTCGACACCGGCTTCCTTCATCACCGCCATCGCGTTGGGGTTCATCCCGTGGGCTTCGATCCCGGCGGAGTACGGTTGAATGGAATCACCGTGAAAGTGTCGCGCCCAGCCTTCGGCCATCTGGCTGCGGCACGAATTTCCGGTGCACAAGAAAAGGACGTTCTTTCTGGTCATCGTTGTTTTCGGTTTCGGTGGTAAGAAAAGGAAAAGTGGTTGGACGAAGAAAACGCGATCAGGATCGCGATTGCAGTGGGGCGTGGTGACGCTGCCCAAGTTTTGAAAGGGCATCGACACCGGTGGGCGGTTCCAATTGCCAGGGAACCAAGGCCACCGAACCACCGGACAAGGCTTTCACTTCGTCGATATAGGCCTGCTCGTGCGACTGGCGGCGTTGCAACGCGGGATCGGTTGTTTCCAGCGGAGCGATGCTTTGGTTG is part of the Crateriforma spongiae genome and harbors:
- a CDS encoding arsenate reductase ArsC, with product MTRKNVLFLCTGNSCRSQMAEGWARHFHGDSIQPYSAGIEAHGMNPNAMAVMKEAGVDISSQSSKLADTVKDVPLDLVITVCGHADENCPMFLTKAKTVHVGFDDPPKLAKEAKTEEEALDAYRRVRDEIRDFIQNQLPEKLREV